The following proteins come from a genomic window of Gossypium raimondii isolate GPD5lz chromosome 5, ASM2569854v1, whole genome shotgun sequence:
- the LOC128041063 gene encoding uncharacterized protein LOC128041063 codes for MGAKDTIVRSDTRAHAHTYAIRAKEEAAAVNVITGTFYLFDVTVYALIDPRSTHSCICTTLVTEKKLPIELTEYDIQVTKPPGKANMVVDALSRKSSLFKLRALNAHLVLNEDGSILVELRTKPLFLQQIRELENNDPKLIMKRQLVQNNLITEYSVNDDVTLCYRDRICIPNDLDLKRDIFLKLTVVHILFVLVA; via the exons ATGGGAGCAAAAGACACTATTGTTCGGTCAGATACTAGAGCACATGCTCACACATATGCCATCCGAGCAAAAGAGGAAGCTGCTGCAGTTAatgtgattactggtacattcTATCTCTTTGATGTTACTGTGTACGCACTGATTGACCCTAGGTCAACTCATTCTTGTATTTGCACTACATTAGTAACGGAAAAGAAACTACCTATTGAATTAACTGAATATGATATTCAAGTTACTAAACCACCAG GAAAGGCTAATATGGTTGTGGATGCTCTCAGTCGAAAGTCATCATTGTTTAAACTTCGAGCGTTGAACGCTCATTTAGTTCTGAATGAAGATGGTTCGATACTAGTAGAATTGAGAACTAAACCCCTGTTTCTGCAGCAAATTCGAGAGTTAGAAAACAACGATCCGAAATTGATAATGAAACGACAATTGGTTCAGAATAATTTGATTACTGAGTATAGTGTTAATGATGATGTTACATTATGTTATCGTGATCGGATTTGCATTCCGAATGATTTAGATTTGAAACGTGATATTTTTCTAAAGCTCACAGTAGTACATATTCTATTTGTCCTGGTAGCATGA
- the LOC105767636 gene encoding S-protein homolog 5 — MNASPINWLLSLMHLFVASEAILPRHKVDVLIYNYLQNGTDLTVHCKSKDDDLGVHLLAFRNYYEFKFRPNLFGTTLFYCSMQWDGRMHWFDIYTSERDTCTYCLWNVKPEGPCLVEYKKVTCYSWNTDA; from the coding sequence ATGAATGCTTCGCCAATCAACTGGTTGCTGTCTCTAATGCATCTTTTCGTTGCGAGTGAAGCGATTCTCCCGCGACACAAAGTggatgtattaatttataattatttgcaAAATGGGACGGATCTCACCGTCCATTGCAAATCGAAGGACGATGATCTCGGTGTTCACCTTCTGGCTTTCCGCAACTATTACGAGTTCAAGTTTCGCCCAAACTTGTTTGGGACTACTTTGTTTTACTGCAGCATGCAATGGGATGGAAGAATGCATTGGTTCGACATTTATACATCAGAGAGAGATACTTGTACTTATTGCTTGTGGAATGTTAAGCCCGAGGGTCCATGTTTGGTTGAATACAAGAAGGTTACTTGTTACTCTTGGAACACTGATGCTTAA